The proteins below come from a single Terriglobales bacterium genomic window:
- a CDS encoding efflux RND transporter periplasmic adaptor subunit, giving the protein MKRKAIIISGIAAITLAALAATSWYRRGDSKFAASGTLEARNISIGSKIGGRVAKVLVNEGDRVEAGQVLLVFDSPEVEARLVRARGDLEQARANYEKMLHGSRPEEIAQARAAAGDGKEPGYRVHEIEQARADLERARSDAANAGRKWQRYRELFEEGVVSREQRDDAETQYRMATASAETAAHAVAAAEGRLREAAAIEQKTVTGNRAEDIAMARAQVESAEGALREAEANWAEREVRSPARAVVEVMDIRPGDLLPANAPIARLLEADQLYVMVYVPQSQIGRIRVGQQADLTVDAFPNQPFRARVEQIRQQAEFLPRNVETKAEREHQVVGVKLRVENSENKLRAGIHADVRFTEAK; this is encoded by the coding sequence ATGAAACGCAAGGCAATCATCATCTCGGGCATCGCGGCGATCACGCTGGCCGCGCTGGCGGCCACCTCGTGGTACCGCCGGGGCGACAGCAAGTTCGCGGCTTCGGGCACGCTGGAGGCGCGGAACATCAGCATCGGGTCAAAGATTGGCGGCCGTGTGGCCAAGGTTCTGGTCAACGAGGGGGACCGCGTGGAAGCCGGCCAGGTGCTGCTGGTGTTCGACAGTCCGGAAGTGGAAGCGCGGCTGGTGCGGGCACGGGGCGACCTGGAGCAGGCGCGGGCCAACTACGAGAAGATGCTGCACGGATCGCGTCCCGAGGAAATCGCGCAGGCGCGGGCGGCGGCGGGCGACGGCAAAGAGCCCGGCTACCGGGTGCACGAAATCGAGCAGGCGCGCGCCGACCTGGAGCGGGCGCGGTCGGACGCGGCGAATGCCGGCCGCAAGTGGCAGCGTTATCGCGAGCTGTTCGAAGAGGGCGTGGTCTCGCGGGAGCAGCGCGACGACGCCGAGACGCAATACCGCATGGCCACGGCATCCGCCGAAACCGCGGCGCACGCCGTGGCGGCCGCGGAAGGCCGGCTGCGCGAGGCCGCCGCCATCGAACAGAAAACTGTCACCGGCAACCGGGCGGAAGACATTGCCATGGCGCGCGCGCAAGTGGAGAGCGCCGAGGGCGCTCTGCGCGAGGCCGAGGCCAACTGGGCCGAGCGCGAGGTGCGCTCGCCGGCGCGCGCCGTCGTCGAGGTGATGGACATTCGCCCGGGCGACCTGCTGCCGGCCAACGCGCCCATCGCACGTCTGCTCGAGGCCGACCAGCTCTACGTGATGGTTTACGTCCCGCAGAGCCAAATTGGCCGCATCCGCGTGGGGCAGCAGGCGGACTTGACGGTGGACGCGTTTCCTAACCAGCCCTTCCGCGCTCGGGTGGAGCAGATCCGGCAGCAGGCCGAGTTCCTGCCGCGCAACGTGGAAACCAAGGCGGAGCGGGAACACCAGGTGGTGGGCGTGAAGCTCCGGGTGGAGAACTCCGAGAACAAATTGCGCGCCGGCATTCACGCCGATGTGCGCTTTACGGAGGCGAAATGA
- a CDS encoding helix-turn-helix domain-containing protein, whose translation MTTLDLNPEPAGRRERRRTEVHARIFEAAMRLFAKHGFFNTTVEQITEQADVAKGTFFNYFPGKESILLAMAERQRAIVTSVTAKAADAPAVEPILRELGHRIAAMPAQSQIMLRSLLGVLFSYAELTVRMSELLQSGQELIGQVMKRGQDLGEIRADMAPRELARLFQQTIFGNNALWGILPPADVHEWMDRAIDVFWRGIATHPAPVRSQLSDSSGANEERET comes from the coding sequence ATGACAACCCTCGATCTCAACCCGGAACCTGCCGGCCGCCGCGAACGGCGCCGGACGGAAGTTCACGCGCGCATCTTCGAAGCGGCGATGCGCCTGTTTGCCAAGCACGGATTCTTCAACACGACGGTGGAGCAGATCACCGAGCAGGCCGACGTGGCCAAGGGGACGTTCTTCAACTACTTCCCCGGCAAGGAATCGATCCTGCTCGCGATGGCGGAGCGACAGCGCGCGATCGTGACCTCGGTGACGGCGAAAGCGGCGGACGCTCCCGCGGTCGAACCCATTCTGCGTGAACTGGGGCACAGGATCGCAGCGATGCCGGCGCAGAGCCAGATCATGCTGCGCAGCCTGCTGGGAGTGCTTTTCTCGTACGCCGAGCTGACGGTTCGTATGAGTGAGCTGCTGCAAAGCGGACAGGAACTGATCGGGCAAGTGATGAAGCGCGGCCAGGACCTGGGTGAAATTCGCGCTGACATGGCGCCGCGGGAGTTGGCGCGCCTCTTTCAGCAGACGATTTTCGGCAACAACGCGCTCTGGGGAATCCTGCCGCCGGCCGACGTTCACGAGTGGATGGACCGCGCGATTGATGTGTTCTGGCGCGGAATCGCGACGCATCCGGCGCCGGTTCGGTCGCAACTCTCAGATTCATCCGGCGCGAACGAGGAACGTGAGACGTAG
- the truA gene encoding tRNA pseudouridine(38-40) synthase TruA: MSRTLKITLSYDGSEFHGWQVQPGMRTVQGTLQEALARVTGTPGLPQSSGRTDAGVHALGQVVSWATESPIPPANLVKAVNDLLPSSVRVLAVEEVASDFHARRSAKKKTYRYRIYRGDICPPFLARYVYHHPFPLNEDAMVDAAPLVEGEHDFTSFAAVDPDRSARNAGERSDGGDDEPLSNVRTIFESRWESDRDELIYTVCGSGFLHHMVRNLVGTFLLVGKGSLTQRDLRRILELRDRSAAGPTAPASGLCLVSVEYEGGIWS, encoded by the coding sequence ATGTCGCGCACGCTGAAAATCACGCTCAGCTACGATGGCTCCGAATTTCACGGCTGGCAGGTGCAGCCGGGAATGCGCACCGTGCAGGGCACGCTGCAGGAGGCGCTGGCGCGCGTCACCGGAACGCCGGGCCTGCCGCAGAGCTCGGGACGCACCGACGCCGGCGTGCACGCCCTGGGGCAGGTAGTGAGTTGGGCGACGGAATCTCCCATTCCGCCGGCGAACCTGGTAAAGGCGGTGAACGATCTGCTGCCGTCTTCGGTGCGCGTGCTCGCCGTCGAGGAAGTGGCCTCCGATTTTCACGCGCGGCGCTCGGCGAAGAAAAAGACGTATCGCTACCGCATCTATCGCGGCGATATCTGCCCGCCCTTCCTGGCGCGCTACGTCTACCACCATCCGTTTCCGCTGAATGAAGACGCGATGGTGGACGCGGCGCCGCTCGTCGAAGGCGAGCACGACTTCACCTCGTTCGCCGCGGTTGATCCTGACCGCAGCGCGCGAAACGCCGGTGAGCGGAGCGATGGTGGCGACGACGAGCCGCTCTCCAACGTGCGCACCATATTCGAGTCGCGCTGGGAGAGCGACCGCGACGAGCTGATCTACACCGTTTGCGGCTCGGGCTTCCTGCACCACATGGTGCGGAACCTGGTCGGCACATTCCTGCTGGTCGGCAAAGGATCGCTGACGCAGCGCGACCTGCGGCGCATCCTGGAGTTGCGCGACCGCTCCGCCGCCGGCCCAACCGCGCCGGCGAGCGGCCTATGCCTGGTGAGCGTGGAGTATGAAGGCGGCATTTGGTCTTGA
- a CDS encoding hemerythrin domain-containing protein, translated as MNHTRRSFLYKTAALTGAASAWPVIAQQVSGPAPAEEDVSPTEDLMREHGLLNRVLLVYEECLRRIDASVAQALRFDPKLLADSASIIRRFIEDYHEKLEEDYIFPRFEKAHQLTDLVKVLRRQHEAGRNDTEKIQKLSTAAALKQPASRGEVAGAISHFVRMYRPHEAREDTVLFPALHSLVSQHEYDALGEDFEKREHELFGAEGFEGEVEKVAEIEKSLGIYDLAKFT; from the coding sequence ATGAACCACACCCGCCGAAGCTTTCTTTACAAAACCGCCGCACTGACAGGCGCCGCGTCCGCGTGGCCCGTCATCGCCCAGCAGGTCTCCGGACCCGCCCCGGCGGAAGAAGACGTCTCGCCCACCGAAGACCTGATGCGCGAGCACGGGCTGCTCAACCGCGTGCTGCTGGTCTACGAAGAGTGCCTGCGAAGGATCGACGCCTCCGTCGCCCAGGCGCTCAGGTTCGACCCCAAGCTTCTCGCCGATTCGGCCAGCATCATCCGCCGCTTCATCGAGGACTATCACGAGAAGCTGGAAGAAGATTACATCTTCCCGCGCTTCGAGAAGGCGCACCAGCTAACGGACCTGGTCAAGGTCCTGCGGCGCCAGCACGAGGCGGGACGCAACGACACCGAAAAGATCCAGAAGCTCTCCACTGCCGCCGCGCTGAAGCAACCCGCCAGCCGCGGCGAGGTTGCCGGCGCGATTTCGCACTTCGTCCGGATGTATCGGCCGCACGAGGCGCGCGAAGACACCGTGCTCTTTCCCGCACTGCACAGCCTGGTCTCGCAACACGAGTACGACGCTCTCGGCGAAGACTTCGAAAAGCGCGAACACGAGCTGTTCGGCGCCGAAGGCTTCGAGGGCGAAGTCGAAAAGGTCGCCGAAATCGAGAAATCGCTGGGGATCTATGACCTGGCGAAGTTCACGTAA
- a CDS encoding LeuA family protein — MKPAELIYDWNTVNGGAFRPAGRVLLNDESLRDGLQSPSVKDPTLDEKVEILHLMEALGINMLDIGLPGAGKRAYEQCERLAREIATAKLAIRPNCAARTHKNDITPIAEISQKAGIQIEAATFIGSSPIRRYAENWTGDFLLKTTEEAVKYVVSLGLPAMFVTEDTTRCDPETVKRLYATAINCGARSIVICDTVGHVTPTGVTNLVRFVIEEVVKPSGETIRVDWHGHCDRGLAIANSLAALAAGCECVHATAIGVGERVGNTQMDQMLVNLKLMGVEPWTQQDLTRLKDYCAAVSRATGVPIPRNYPVLGDDAFRTATGVHAAAVIKALRKNDVELANTVYSGVPSHFFGLEQVIEIGPMSGKSNVLFWLERRGMKVSEDVVERIYQRAKQSDRTLTEAEILACCKR, encoded by the coding sequence TTGAAACCTGCCGAACTCATCTACGACTGGAACACGGTGAACGGCGGCGCGTTCAGGCCCGCGGGTCGCGTGTTGCTCAACGACGAGAGCCTGCGCGACGGCCTGCAATCTCCCTCGGTCAAAGATCCCACGCTCGATGAGAAGGTCGAGATCCTCCACCTGATGGAAGCTCTGGGCATCAACATGCTCGACATCGGGCTTCCTGGCGCGGGCAAGCGCGCCTACGAGCAATGCGAGCGCCTGGCGCGCGAGATCGCCACGGCGAAGCTTGCCATCCGGCCCAACTGCGCCGCGCGCACGCACAAGAACGACATCACGCCCATCGCCGAGATCTCGCAAAAGGCCGGCATCCAGATCGAGGCCGCGACCTTCATCGGCTCCAGCCCGATTCGCCGCTACGCCGAGAACTGGACCGGCGACTTCCTGCTCAAGACCACCGAAGAAGCGGTGAAGTACGTCGTCTCGCTCGGGCTTCCGGCGATGTTTGTCACCGAAGACACCACACGCTGCGATCCCGAGACGGTGAAGCGGCTGTATGCGACCGCCATCAACTGCGGCGCGCGCTCCATCGTCATCTGCGACACGGTGGGACACGTGACGCCGACTGGCGTGACCAACCTGGTCCGCTTCGTGATCGAGGAAGTGGTGAAGCCGTCCGGCGAAACCATCCGCGTGGACTGGCACGGGCATTGCGATCGCGGACTTGCCATCGCCAATTCGCTCGCCGCACTGGCGGCTGGATGCGAATGCGTGCACGCGACCGCCATCGGCGTGGGCGAACGCGTGGGCAACACGCAGATGGACCAGATGCTGGTGAACCTGAAGCTGATGGGCGTCGAGCCTTGGACGCAGCAGGACCTGACGCGGCTGAAGGATTATTGCGCGGCCGTCTCGCGCGCGACGGGCGTTCCGATCCCCAGGAACTATCCCGTGCTCGGCGACGACGCCTTCCGCACCGCCACCGGCGTTCACGCCGCGGCGGTGATCAAGGCGCTGCGCAAAAACGACGTCGAGCTGGCCAACACCGTTTATTCCGGCGTTCCGTCACACTTCTTCGGCCTCGAGCAGGTGATCGAGATCGGCCCCATGTCGGGCAAGTCGAACGTGCTGTTCTGGCTGGAGCGGCGCGGAATGAAGGTGAGTGAAGACGTGGTGGAGCGCATCTACCAGCGCGCCAAGCAGAGCGACCGCACGTTAACGGAAGCCGAGATCCTCGCCTGCTGCAAGCGATGA
- a CDS encoding M20/M25/M40 family metallo-hydrolase — protein MCTARKFGVAAVVWLFFAVMLSSQADTKPDTLPPQQEVARVAALPAVHAAFQWFQSHEREISERQLEMVRIPSPPFGEAARSRWLRERFRDAGLREVHSDPLGNVFGVRRGSDERAKYVAITAHIDTVFPAGTQLEVRRDGEKLLGPGISDNGAGVMALLAVAQAMHAAEVRNVAPIVFIGNVGEEGEGDLRGMRHVFSDPKWKDAIAATLVIDGASSDTIVAQALGSRRFEVTVRGPGGHSWSDFGAPNPIVLLSRAIAQMSLIPLPASPKTTLNIGVISGGTSVNSIPESASIRVDMRSSSTEQLERVEAAMRQAVTRALASGNGVAGVSYEVRQIGERPAGDLAETSRLLAIMRAVDVHLGNPSRVTRASTDANLPISQGREALAVGGGGSGGGAHTVHEWFDPRGRDLGLKRILLAALAVAGAK, from the coding sequence ATGTGCACGGCTCGCAAGTTCGGCGTCGCGGCGGTAGTATGGCTGTTCTTCGCCGTGATGCTTTCCTCGCAGGCAGACACCAAACCGGACACGCTGCCGCCCCAGCAGGAAGTGGCGCGCGTGGCGGCGCTGCCTGCAGTCCACGCGGCCTTCCAGTGGTTCCAGTCGCATGAGCGCGAGATCAGCGAGCGCCAGCTGGAGATGGTGAGGATCCCTTCGCCGCCGTTTGGCGAGGCGGCGCGATCGCGCTGGCTGCGCGAGCGCTTCCGCGATGCCGGATTACGTGAGGTCCACTCCGACCCGTTGGGCAATGTGTTCGGTGTAAGGCGCGGCTCCGACGAGAGGGCGAAGTACGTCGCGATCACGGCGCACATCGACACCGTGTTTCCCGCCGGGACGCAGCTGGAGGTCCGCCGCGACGGCGAGAAGCTGCTCGGGCCCGGCATCAGCGACAACGGCGCGGGCGTGATGGCACTGCTGGCGGTGGCGCAGGCGATGCACGCGGCGGAAGTCCGCAACGTGGCGCCGATCGTCTTCATCGGCAACGTCGGGGAAGAAGGCGAAGGCGACCTGCGCGGCATGCGCCACGTGTTCAGCGATCCGAAGTGGAAGGACGCGATTGCGGCCACGCTGGTGATTGATGGCGCGTCGAGCGACACCATCGTGGCGCAGGCGCTGGGCAGCCGCCGCTTCGAGGTCACGGTGCGCGGCCCAGGCGGACACTCCTGGAGCGACTTCGGCGCGCCCAATCCCATCGTGCTGCTGTCGCGCGCGATCGCGCAAATGAGCCTGATTCCGCTGCCCGCCTCTCCGAAGACGACGCTGAACATCGGCGTCATCAGCGGTGGCACGAGCGTGAACTCGATTCCCGAGAGCGCCTCGATCCGCGTGGACATGCGCTCCTCGTCGACCGAGCAACTGGAGCGCGTGGAGGCGGCCATGCGGCAGGCGGTGACGCGCGCGCTGGCTTCCGGCAACGGCGTGGCCGGCGTGAGCTACGAGGTGCGGCAGATCGGCGAGCGTCCTGCGGGCGACCTGGCGGAGACCTCGCGCCTGCTCGCCATCATGCGCGCCGTGGATGTGCACCTGGGAAATCCGTCGCGCGTCACGCGCGCCTCAACCGATGCGAACCTCCCCATCTCGCAGGGACGCGAAGCCCTGGCCGTGGGCGGAGGCGGTTCGGGCGGCGGCGCGCATACGGTGCACGAATGGTTCGATCCGCGGGGGCGCGATTTGGGACTGAAGCGGATCCTGCTCGCGGCGCTGGCGGTGGCAGGAGCGAAGTAG
- a CDS encoding amidohydrolase family protein, whose amino-acid sequence MLICSILFVAGAAVMMSDDAKRKPALADGKEKTPAPDVIFVNGDIYPGARFVANGRGGLRGESVGPRAQAMAVRDGRIVAVGTTAEISKLKGKDTEVVDLGGRFVMPGFNDAHLHLANGGFEQLNVNLVGTKSLDEMLQRIAARAAQTNPGEWVVGRGWDETKWTAPQLPTRQDLDKVTGDHPAFFGRVDGHSIVANTAALKLAGVTRETPDPMGGKIVRDAQGEATGVMRDTAENLVTRAQGTLASGATRQGVSSPGAPSQRRKAAELALADAARWGVTSAQDNSAWEDFLVYEDLEREGKLTLRISEWLPFDAPLATLQAHRAHHAATDALLHTGMLKGFMDGSLGSHSAAMLAPYADEPKNAGLPRYEATRLNTMAEERSLAGFQLGFHAIGDRGAQMALDAFGVAQRAAQARDFRNRIEHAQVTTPAQFRQFHELNVIASMQPCHLLTDMNWAVARLGPERARTSYAWRSLLDHGVWLAFGTDYPVEPITPFRGIYAALTRKNEAGTKEYFPEQRLTIEEAIAGYTTGAAYAQFAEREKGTLEKGKLADFVVLDRDLVKAAPAEILGTQVLRTVVGGKTVYEAR is encoded by the coding sequence TTGTTAATCTGCAGCATTCTGTTCGTGGCCGGCGCGGCGGTAATGATGAGCGACGACGCCAAGAGAAAACCCGCTCTTGCCGACGGCAAGGAAAAAACCCCCGCGCCGGACGTGATCTTCGTCAACGGCGATATTTATCCAGGCGCGCGCTTCGTGGCGAACGGCAGGGGCGGATTGCGCGGAGAGAGCGTGGGGCCGCGGGCACAGGCGATGGCGGTGCGCGACGGGCGCATCGTCGCGGTAGGCACGACGGCCGAAATCAGCAAACTAAAGGGCAAGGACACCGAAGTCGTCGACCTCGGCGGACGGTTTGTCATGCCGGGATTCAACGACGCGCACCTGCACCTGGCCAACGGCGGCTTCGAGCAACTGAACGTGAACCTGGTGGGAACCAAGTCGCTCGACGAGATGTTGCAGCGCATCGCGGCGCGCGCCGCCCAGACCAACCCGGGCGAGTGGGTTGTTGGCCGCGGTTGGGACGAAACCAAGTGGACGGCGCCGCAACTGCCGACGCGCCAGGACCTGGACAAGGTGACCGGCGATCATCCCGCATTCTTCGGGCGGGTGGATGGGCACTCGATCGTGGCCAACACGGCGGCGCTGAAGCTGGCGGGGGTAACCCGCGAAACGCCCGACCCGATGGGCGGAAAGATCGTGCGCGACGCGCAGGGCGAAGCCACCGGTGTGATGCGCGACACCGCCGAAAACCTGGTCACGCGCGCGCAGGGGACGCTGGCCAGCGGGGCCACGCGACAGGGCGTGTCGTCGCCCGGCGCGCCTTCACAGCGGCGAAAAGCCGCCGAGCTGGCGCTGGCGGACGCGGCGCGCTGGGGCGTCACCTCGGCGCAGGACAACTCCGCCTGGGAGGACTTCCTCGTCTATGAGGACCTGGAGCGCGAAGGCAAGCTGACGCTGCGCATCAGCGAGTGGCTGCCGTTCGATGCGCCGCTCGCCACCTTGCAGGCGCACCGCGCACACCATGCCGCGACCGATGCGCTGTTGCATACCGGCATGCTGAAGGGCTTCATGGATGGGTCGCTCGGGTCGCACAGCGCAGCCATGCTGGCGCCCTACGCAGACGAGCCGAAGAATGCCGGCCTGCCGCGCTACGAGGCCACGCGCTTGAACACGATGGCGGAGGAGCGCTCACTGGCGGGGTTCCAGCTGGGCTTCCACGCCATCGGCGACCGCGGAGCGCAGATGGCGCTTGATGCCTTCGGCGTGGCGCAGCGGGCGGCCCAGGCACGCGACTTCCGCAACCGCATCGAGCACGCACAGGTCACTACGCCGGCGCAGTTCCGCCAATTCCACGAGCTGAACGTGATCGCGTCCATGCAGCCCTGCCACCTGCTCACCGACATGAACTGGGCGGTGGCGCGCCTGGGGCCGGAGCGGGCCAGAACGTCGTACGCCTGGCGGAGTCTACTCGACCATGGGGTCTGGCTGGCGTTCGGGACCGACTATCCCGTGGAGCCGATCACGCCGTTCCGGGGGATCTACGCGGCGCTGACCCGCAAGAACGAGGCGGGCACGAAGGAATATTTTCCCGAGCAGAGGCTGACCATCGAAGAGGCGATAGCGGGATATACGACCGGAGCGGCCTACGCTCAGTTCGCCGAGCGGGAGAAGGGCACGCTGGAAAAGGGCAAGCTGGCGGACTTCGTGGTGCTCGATCGCGACCTGGTGAAGGCCGCGCCGGCCGAGATTCTCGGCACGCAAGTGTTGCGAACGGTAGTCGGCGGGAAGACGGTGTACGAGGCGAGATAA
- a CDS encoding DMT family transporter has product MTLRTVKAHVLLVLVTLVWGATFVQIKDVLRDISPLLFNTVRMCLAAVTLALIFRRDMGRIRKAVLADGVLVGAMLWLGYEFQSTGLARTTPSKSAFLTGVSVVLVPVFLGVFWRKRFTGWTWAGVLLAFAGLYLMSVPGGMAQWQAINTGDLLTLACAVAFGFQIILVGRASSRHGFEPIAFLQIAAAAVLMAFTVPLVEQPHAVWSGRVLTAIVVTGLLGTAGAFSVQAWAQQFTSPTYAALIFSLEPVFAWLTSYLVLGERLGYRAGAGAALILGGILTAELKGSPADEAAS; this is encoded by the coding sequence GTGACCTTGCGCACCGTCAAAGCCCACGTTTTGCTGGTCCTGGTGACGCTGGTGTGGGGAGCGACGTTCGTGCAGATCAAGGACGTTCTGCGCGACATCTCACCGCTGCTGTTCAACACCGTGCGCATGTGCCTGGCGGCGGTGACGCTGGCGCTGATTTTCCGGCGGGACATGGGTCGCATCCGCAAGGCGGTCCTGGCCGACGGTGTGCTGGTCGGGGCGATGCTGTGGCTGGGATATGAGTTCCAGAGTACGGGCCTGGCGCGCACTACGCCCTCGAAGTCGGCCTTCCTCACCGGCGTTTCGGTCGTGCTGGTGCCGGTGTTCCTGGGAGTTTTCTGGCGGAAGCGGTTCACCGGCTGGACGTGGGCGGGCGTGCTGCTGGCCTTCGCCGGGCTCTACCTGATGAGCGTGCCCGGCGGGATGGCGCAATGGCAGGCAATCAATACTGGCGACCTGCTCACGCTGGCGTGCGCTGTGGCCTTCGGCTTCCAAATCATTCTTGTGGGGCGGGCGTCGAGCCGGCATGGATTCGAACCGATCGCGTTCCTGCAAATTGCCGCGGCGGCGGTGCTGATGGCGTTCACCGTGCCGCTGGTGGAGCAACCGCATGCGGTGTGGTCGGGGAGGGTGCTGACCGCCATCGTAGTGACCGGCCTGCTGGGGACGGCGGGCGCCTTTAGCGTCCAGGCGTGGGCGCAGCAGTTCACGTCGCCCACTTATGCGGCGCTGATTTTTTCGCTGGAGCCGGTGTTTGCCTGGCTCACGTCGTACCTTGTGCTGGGCGAGCGGCTGGGATACCGCGCGGGCGCAGGCGCGGCGCTGATCCTCGGCGGCATTCTGACAGCGGAGTTGAAGGGCTCGCCCGCCGACGAGGCAGCGAGCTAG
- a CDS encoding Do family serine endopeptidase, with protein sequence MERFLNSRWASTVLVLATLAVGILIGTIISNGVKGRALAAFDSSDATPLQLPAPKQLSNAFATIAKQVEPSVVNINTESISKPEPAQRRRRGQPPDDDNQSPFDDFFDRFFGGQGGPPPEGSRERALGSGVIMDTKGYIVTNAHVVDGADRIKVKLMDDPPGTDYPAKVIGVDKETDLAVIKIEPKRPIQAAKIGNSDSAQVGDWVLAVGSPFGLEATVTAGIVSAKGRSNIVPRRQFQSFLQTDAAINPGNSGGPLVNMDGEVIGINTAIYTQGFSTGYQGVGFALPSATVAKVYNDLIGPEHRVTRGSIGVVFNAQENPAVARIYGNGVTISQVPPNGPAAAAGLKEGDTIVAVDGKPVKSGDELVSDISSRRPGSQVKLDYMRDGKRQTAALTVADRAKLFPTEGETAEELGGPAQPTESKLGVTIAPLTPEQAMRLGVPAGKGVVVTRVKPGSFADDIGVNRGDVILQINKQPVNSEADFTRIEGQLKSGQDVALLVHQGGRQGGSIFLAGTLP encoded by the coding sequence ATGGAACGTTTCCTGAATAGCCGCTGGGCGTCAACCGTCCTGGTGCTGGCAACGCTGGCGGTGGGAATCCTGATCGGGACCATCATCAGCAACGGCGTCAAGGGCAGAGCGCTGGCGGCCTTCGACAGCTCCGATGCGACTCCTCTGCAGCTGCCGGCGCCGAAGCAGTTGTCGAACGCGTTCGCGACCATCGCCAAGCAGGTGGAACCGTCGGTCGTGAACATCAACACCGAATCCATCAGCAAGCCGGAGCCTGCGCAGCGGCGCCGCCGCGGGCAGCCGCCCGATGACGACAACCAGAGCCCGTTTGACGATTTCTTCGACCGCTTCTTCGGCGGACAGGGCGGGCCGCCGCCCGAGGGCAGCCGCGAGCGTGCCCTGGGTTCGGGCGTGATCATGGATACCAAGGGTTACATCGTGACCAACGCGCACGTGGTGGACGGCGCGGACCGCATCAAGGTGAAACTGATGGACGATCCGCCGGGGACCGACTATCCGGCGAAGGTCATCGGCGTGGACAAGGAAACCGACTTGGCGGTGATCAAAATTGAGCCCAAGCGGCCTATCCAGGCCGCCAAGATAGGGAACTCCGACTCGGCGCAGGTGGGCGACTGGGTGCTGGCGGTGGGCAGCCCGTTCGGACTCGAGGCCACGGTGACGGCGGGAATCGTTTCGGCGAAAGGGCGCAGCAACATCGTTCCGCGCCGCCAATTCCAATCGTTCCTGCAGACCGACGCGGCCATCAACCCCGGCAACTCGGGCGGGCCGCTGGTGAACATGGACGGCGAAGTGATCGGCATCAACACCGCCATCTACACGCAGGGGTTCTCGACCGGATACCAGGGCGTGGGCTTTGCGCTGCCTTCGGCGACGGTGGCCAAGGTCTATAACGACCTGATCGGGCCTGAGCACCGGGTTACGCGCGGATCGATCGGCGTGGTGTTCAACGCGCAGGAGAATCCGGCGGTGGCGCGCATCTATGGCAACGGAGTGACCATCAGCCAGGTGCCGCCCAACGGCCCGGCTGCGGCTGCGGGGCTGAAGGAAGGCGACACGATCGTCGCGGTCGACGGCAAGCCGGTGAAGAGCGGCGACGAGCTGGTGTCTGACATCAGCAGCCGCAGGCCGGGCAGCCAGGTGAAGCTCGACTACATGCGCGACGGGAAGCGCCAGACCGCGGCGCTGACCGTGGCCGACCGCGCCAAGCTGTTCCCGACCGAAGGCGAGACGGCAGAAGAACTGGGCGGACCGGCGCAGCCGACCGAAAGCAAGCTGGGCGTGACCATCGCACCGCTGACGCCCGAGCAGGCAATGCGGCTAGGCGTTCCGGCGGGCAAGGGCGTGGTGGTGACTCGCGTCAAGCCGGGCTCGTTTGCCGACGACATCGGCGTGAACCGCGGCGACGTGATCCTGCAGATCAACAAGCAACCGGTGAACAGCGAGGCCGACTTTACCCGCATCGAGGGGCAGCTGAAGAGCGGGCAGGACGTGGCGCTGCTCGTTCACCAGGGCGGCCGGCAGGGTGGAAGCATCTTCCTGGCGGGGACGTTGCCATAA
- a CDS encoding peptidoglycan-binding domain-containing protein, translating to MGRAGIRQVVAIAVLGLLAATSAGAAAHSTRKSSRKASVHAAKSKSKKSSRKASRQAWRHRQQVVDPARATEIQAALIRAHYLNGEPTGKWDAATKSAMARYQEDNGWQTKKVPDSRALIKLGLGPDRNQLINPDTAFIAMPEPANKGGGQQQ from the coding sequence TTGGGGCGAGCTGGGATTCGCCAGGTGGTTGCGATCGCAGTGCTCGGGCTGCTGGCGGCGACATCCGCCGGCGCGGCCGCCCATTCCACCAGGAAGTCCAGCCGCAAGGCTTCGGTCCACGCGGCGAAGTCGAAATCGAAGAAAAGCTCAAGGAAGGCGAGCCGACAGGCCTGGCGCCACCGGCAGCAGGTGGTGGACCCGGCGCGGGCGACCGAGATTCAGGCGGCGCTGATCCGCGCGCACTACCTGAATGGCGAGCCGACCGGCAAGTGGGACGCCGCCACCAAGTCCGCCATGGCGCGCTACCAGGAAGACAACGGCTGGCAGACCAAGAAGGTGCCCGACTCGCGGGCGCTCATCAAGCTGGGGCTGGGGCCGGACCGCAACCAGCTCATCAATCCTGACACCGCCTTCATCGCCATGCCCGAGCCGGCCAACAAGGGCGGCGGACAGCAGCAGTAA